The DNA window TCTCACTCCCAGCCAGTGAAGTCGACTTTTCTAAATAAcggtttcttgttttttttttcaaatcagaaGCTCTCGTAACACAACATGACCCTGTTCGCACCGGGGGGGAATCAGGCGCTCGAGATCGCTAACCGGTTTCTCCCCTCGGCTCCGCAGGCGCGGCGGAGACGATCTCGCCGACCAGCTCCTCGATTAAAGCTCCAGGCCCCTGTAATCAAACTCCTCCTGCTCCGACACCAACAGAAGAAGACCCCCGTGGAGGTGCTCCCCTCTCCCTGACGGGAGCGACGCCTCTGCTCGGGGCGGCCCAGCCCGCACCCCGTCTTCTGCCCCGATCTGGGTGCTCACACGACCTCGAACAGGAGCAGGAAGCGCCGATCCAACTTTCTCTCGATTCTCCTTCCTCTGCCGGACGTGGGGCCTTAAGAATGTTTTCACGCGAATGTCGTTGTTTGGTGCGAATTTAATTCTTCGGAtttcatttgaattttttttctccactttcCCCTCTGGTTCGATGGGTTGCCTATGTATAAAAATCAGACTCGAAATAAAACGTTGGGCCGGTCTGCTCTGTGTTATGAGTGTGGGGGGTGCTGGTGGAGGCGCGGGAGATCAGACGCCCCCCGGAAGCAGAAAACGAGGCGCTGGGCTAGTCCTGGGGTGCGTCTTCCCGAGCCTGGTGGTCTTCCCTGATTTGGGGATTTCTCCCAGACTTTCAGAGCGGGAGCTTGGTCTTTCTGTCCCTGCCTGCCGCTCGGGGCTCGGCCcgcggctcggctcggctccgCTCTGGCGGGTTTTAAAGGCGGAACCAGACCGCGAGCCGGGCCGACACGCACGGCGGCGGAACCGCGCCCTCTGGGCCCCAGCCGAACCCTCCGCTGGCCGGGTAACAACAAGGCCGATCGGAGCTGCGCCCCCAGCTCCCAGAACACGGCAGCAGCAGGTGGAACCCCGGGCTTGAGACGGAAACAAACTGCAGGTATTCCTAGTCCGGCGAGGCCTCTTCCGGGCCCTTCCAGGCCTGCTGAGTGGACACAGTGAGTGGACACAGGACACGCGTGAGAGAGGGACCATGGGACCTGTTTAAAGCCCGCCTGCTTCCCTGCCCATGAGAGCAGTTCTCCGTGAACACCTGCGCCTGTGGAGGTGTGTTGGGTCTCTGGGCAAGCCCGCAGGGATATCTATACGGGCCCCCGTCACTGCGACACAGGGCTCTGAAGCCGGGGGGGCTCTCTGCCTGTGCTCCCAACAGCGCTGCGCGGAGGACGAGTCAAGAAACGGCGCAGAGGCCCAGGACGTCAGAGTCCGGGGATTGATCAAGTCCCGCAGCAGCGCACTAGTTGTGAATCTCGGCCTGACTCTTCCGCGGCTGGGAAAACGAGTATTTCCGCGGTCGACTGATCAGGGGAGGGGCAGCCAGGGGCCCGGGCGGGAGGTGTCGTGAATTTAACGTGCTTAGCCACTCTGGCCTGGGATGCTGTAGCCaggagccatatcaccctgcagctcacaactggctgcccactggagcccagcagtgtgggcctggtcagtacctggaggggagactcctgggagaggtgtgagtggggccagcagggggcgctctcacccagctcacagccccactggagcccagcagtgtgggcctggtcagtacctggagggcagactgctgggagaggtgtgagtggggccagcagggggcgctctcacccagctcacagccccactggagcccagcagtgtgggcctggccagtacctggaggggagactgctgggagaggtgtgagtggggccagcagggggcgctctcacccagctcacagccccactggagcccagcagtgtgggcctggtcagtacctggaggggagactgctgggagagctgaggctgctgctgggagaggtgtgagtggggccagcagggggcgctcaccctgaggtctgtgtgggtcctaatgccccagtatagtgatggggacactagactgtaaacaggcgccgtccttcggatgagacgtaaaaccgaggtcctgactctctgtggtcattaaaaatcccagggcgtctctcgaaaagagtaggggtgtcaccccagtgtcctggacaaattccccattggcccttatcaatcatggcctcctaataatccccctctgtgaattggctccatcactctgctctcctccccactgagagctggtgtgtggggagcgttctggcgcactatggctgccgtcccatcatccaggtggggctgcgcactggtgggggtggaggggatccccattacctgtaaagcgttttgagtggagtgtccagaagagcggtatataagtgtaagcagttattattattattattattattattattatcccctGTGGAGCAGCAGGTCTGTAAGGGCGCTGCAGAGTCTCGCACGGGGGGAGTACTGGAGCTCGGGGGGGAGTGTGACGCACGACACACACTCCGACACGCcgactgaaatgaaaaccagggCACCAGGGGGCGCTGCCGTCGCGGGAAGAGGAATTATTTATTGCCGGTTCGTGACTGGGAGCCCCGCGCCCCAGGACCGCAAACACGCGTTTCGgttaaagagaagaaaaaaaaagccgcTCCTCGGTGCCCCGTGGGTGTGGGGTGTCCCACCCGTGTCCTCCTGAGCTGCAGGCCGTGGAACCGGCCCGGCTGggtcacagcagcagcagacgGAGCTGCGATCTGGCCCGTGATCCCGGCGCCGGTTCCGCCGGTTCTGATGAGGTGGCGATGGGCCGGGCCGGCCTGTCCTGTCTCGtccactccagtccagtccacgGGTCCCCTCGTTTCGGGCCGGGCGTTTGTTTTACAGCAACCGGCAACCGCCCAGAAACACTgatggggtgtgtgtgtgtgtgtgtgagtgtgagtgtgagtgtgagtgtgagtgtgagagtgtgagtgagtgtgtgtgtgtgagtgtgtgtgtgtgtgtgtgtgagtgtgtgtgtgtgagtgtgtgagtgtgtgagtgtgtgagtgtgtgagtgtgtgagtgtgagtgtgtgtcctgcgatggactggccctggtgtgtgtgtgtgtgtgtgtgtgtgtgtgtgtgagtgtgagtgtgagtgtgagtgtgagtgtgagtgtgagtgtgagtgtgtgtgtgtgtgtgtgtcctgcgatggactggccctggtgtgtgtgtgtgtgtgtgtgtcctgcgatggactggccctggttgtgtgtgtgtgtgtgtgtgtgtgtgtgtgtgtgtgtgtgtgtgttgtgtgtccaGGGGAGCGGGAGGTGGGATCTTCTCCGAGAGTCGGGCACGGAGCATCAGGACCAGTCCTGGGGGTTCAGCTGCCCCCCCTGCAGAGAGGCATGATGGGGGGATGAGGATCGCAGCGGTCAGGCGCGGGCGGGGCAGTGTGTCCGAGGCAGCTGGGAGGTCACCTGGGAGAACGTGCGCGCTCCACGCAGAAGGTTCCCCACGCCGGGTTCGGACCCGGGACCCGCGGGCTGCGAGTCACAGGACCAGCAAGAGGGTTGAAGGGCTGCAGAGCTAGAGGAGAGGGCGGATCAGAAGCAGGGCCAGGCGAAGCGCGGTCGTCTCGCGGGCGTCTCGCGGGCCTCAGCAGGCGTCCTGGCCGGGCGGGCCGAGCTCCTGCAGCGCGGCGGCGTTCATGTAGAGCGTGTTCTCGTACTGGATCTCCTCCCGCCCCGGCGCCGCCCTGGACCGCAGGACGTTGAGCAGACACTGGTGCAGGAAGATGTACTGAACCTGAACACGGAGACGGCCAGGTTAGTACAGACACcccgactggacactccagtacatgaacactgcactgagagagagaggggttcatacacacacactgactggacactccagtacatgaacactgcactgagagagagaggggttaatacacacgcactgactggacactccagtacatgaacactgcactgagagagagaggggttcatacacacacactgactggacactccagtacatgaacactgcactgagagagagagggcttcatacagacacactgactggacattccagtacatgaacactgcactgagagagagaggggttaatacacacaaactgactggacactccagtacatgaacactgcactgagagagagaggggttaatacacacacactgactggacactccagtacatgaacactgcactaagagagTGTATCAGTAGGTCTATCAGTCCGTTACTGTgtgacagtatacagtatctgtatcaCAGTGTTGGTCTCACCTCTGTCTGCACCATGAGAGGCCTGTGGAGCCTCATCTTGTGGACAAAGGCTTTGACCCCCAGTGTCTTTTCTTCCTCCATCTGCTGCAGGAGAACATCCAGGGCGATTAAAGTACCTGTCCGCCCTACACCAGCactgcgagagagagagagagagagaggggttaatacagacacactgactggacactccagtacattaacactgcactgagagagagaggggttcatacagacacactgactggacactccagtacatgaacactgcactgagagagagaggggttaatacagacacactgactggacactccagtacatgaacactgcactgagagacaggggttcatacagacacactgactggacactccagtacattaacactgcactgagagagagaggggttcatacagacacactgactggacactccagtacatgaacactgcactgagagagagaggggttaatacacacacactgactggacactccagtacatgaacactgcactgagagagagaggggttaatacacacacactgactggacactccagtacatgaacactgcactgagagagagaggggttcatacagacacactgactggacactccagtacatgaacactgcactgagagagagaggggttaatacacacacactgactggacactccagtacattaacactgcactgagagagagaggggttcatacagacacactgactggacactccagtacattaacactgcactgagagagagaggggttcatacagacacacagtacCTGCAGTGGACCAGTGTTGGAACACCTGTGCAGCTCCTCTCTATGTGCTGTCGGATCAGCCCTCGGAACCGGGTCACCGGTTCTGTGGACAGGGGTGTCCGTGGTCCGGCCAGGCCACGAAGTGGAAGTGTTTGACCGTGCGCGTCTCGGCGCTGACCTGCTGGCGCAGGGAGAGCTGGTCACTGTCTGTCGCGCTGGGCAGCTCGGTGGAAGGAGAAGGGAACCCGGCTTCGCTCCGGGTTCGGCCGGTGGGTTCCGCGAGGCTCAGAACCGCCGGTCTTGCCGAAGAGAAGCGACAGGGCAGGAGACAGCAGGAGGGTGCAGGGAGAGGACAGGCTGGTACGGCCCGAGAGGCGGTCAGGCCGCAGCAGGGAGCGAGCAGAGCCCAGAGCCGAGACACGAGACACGAGACACGAGACCCCAGACCCGAGACCCCAGACCCCAGACCCCAGACCCCAGACCCCAGACCCGAGACCCGAGACccgagacgccagacgccagaccccagaccccagacccgggaccccagaccccagacCCTAGACACGAGACCCGAGACCCGAGACGCCAGACCCGAGACGCCAGACCCCAGACCCGAGACGCCAGACCCCAGACCCCACCCGAGACCCCAGACCCCAGACCCCAGACCGGAGACCCGAGACCCGAGACCCGAGACCCGAGACCCGAGACCCGAGACCCGAGACccgagacgccagacgccagACGCCAGACGCCAGACGCCAGACGCCAGACCCGAGACCCCAGACCCCAGACCCCAGACCCGAGACCCGAGACCCGAGACCCGAGACCCGAGACCCGAGACGCCAGACCCGAGACGCCAGACCCCAGACACCAGACCCCAGACCGGAGACCCGAGACCCGAGACCCGAGACCCGAGACCCGAGACCCAGACCCCAGACCCGAGACCCGAGACCCCGAGACCCGAGACCCCAGACCCCAGACCCCAGACCCCAGACCCGAGACCCCAGACCCCAGACCCGAGCCAGCCGGGGGCAGAACAGAGGCCAGAACCCGGAGCAGGGCGGAGAGAAACCCAGCAGGGACTGCGGACCGCCCAGTGTGGGCCCGGGGGTGGACGGGGAGCCACCTCTGGTCTAAAACGCCCCAGGAGGCCGAGGGCGCAGGCGGGACCGACGCCCCGCCCGCCCGGGTCGTCACGCCGTGTGGCCCGGATCTCGTGGGCCGCTCGGAGCGCCACGGGTTCGAGACGAGGGGCGGCGGACCTGCCCCGGGCCAGGCTTTCAGGAAGCAGAGCGCTCCTGCCCCGTGAGGCACCGGAGGACGGGGTGGCGCTGGAATCCTCTTCGGAATAAAATCCCGCAGGGAGGGCAGCAGCGTCCCGCtcgggattcgaacccacaaccgGAAGCCCACCTGGCCTCGCCGAAGCCCCGACTACGGGGTCCGGTCCGGTGGGCAGTCGGTGGCTTCTCGTCACGCGGGATGAGATGGGAGCTCGTTAGCGCTGCGGCCGGTCCAGGGAGCGATTGACACACGCGCAGGGCGCGGCAGGGCGAAGCCGAGAGccaggggcaggtgcacagggACAAGGGCAGGGAcaagggacagggacagggacagggacagggacaaggCGTGACACAAAGCCAAGGACAGGGACAAGGGCAAGGGGCAAGGGACAAGGGCAAGGGACAAGGGCAAGGGACAAGAGAcaaggacagggacagggacagggacaaggGCAAGGCGTGACACAAAGCCAAGGACAGGGACAAGGGCAGAGACAAGGGCAGAGACAAGGGCAAGGGACAAGGACAAGGGCAGGGACAGGGACAAGGGCAGGGACAGGGACAAGGGCAAGGCGTGACACAAAGCCAAGGGCAGGGACAAGGGCAGGGACAGGGACAAGGACAGAGACAAGGACAGAGACAAGGACAAGGGCAGGGACAAGGGCAGGGACAAGGGCAGGGGcactgacgtgtttgacagtgAAGTCTCTCAGGGTCCAGTCGCTGTCCTTCGTCTCCGAGCTGACGGTGACCGAGACGTCCCCATACGTGCAGGGGGTGTAGTCCAGGGGCCAGTACTGCTCACACTTCACCTGCGCGGAGAGGGGAGTCAAGCAGCacactctgtgtgtctgtctgggcGGGCGGTGGAGACCGTTCATGAAGGGTCTGCAGACTCTCACACACTCCTCCACCTGCAGGTGCAATCTGCAGCCGGCTCACCTTGCCTCCCTCCATGCAGCTAGTCAGCATGACCACAGCCTCCACCCTCTGCTCCCAGATCATCCTCCAGAAATCTACCACTGTGTTCGGGAGAGGACCCTGAGCTGCGATATACTCCCTCTTACTGCTGtagccctgagagagagaggggttaatacacacacactgactggacactccagtacatgaacactgcactgagagagagaggggttaatacacacacactgactggacactccagtacatgaacactgcactgagagagagaggggttcatacagacacactgactggacactccagtacattaacactgcactgagagtaACACAAAAGCACAGGGTAGAGAGGAAATGATTGAATGAGATCTTTGATGTTACACCCCATGACAGAAGACTTACAGGCATGTAGTTGGCGTTGATATAATCTGAATGAGGGTCATTATTTATCAGGCTGAGTTTAACACGTGACCGGTCATCTGAGGGAACAGACATTAGAGATTCCAGTCACTGCTGTGTTCTGTCCTACTATCAGATTCATTTCAATTCCAGCATTTCACACCCACCCTATGGTAGAAACAGGAGAAAACTACACCATTCTCAACAATGTCTATACCTTTCTCTAGATCTGCAGTCTGTTCACACTGTAGATCTAAAGTctactgatcacctcctccacactcctgctcacactgacacctggagatctacagtagtgatcacctcctccacactcctgctcacactgacacctggagatctacagtagTGATCACCTCCACCACACTCctgctcacactgacacctggagatctacagtactgatcacctcctccacactcctgctcacactgacacctggagatctacagtactgatcacctcctccacactcctgctcacactgacacctggagatctacagtactgatcacctcctccacactcctgctcacactgacacctggagatctacagtactgatcacctcctccacactcctgctcacactgacacctggagatctacagtactgatcacctcctccacactcctgctcacactgacacctggagatctacagtactgatcacctcctccacactcctgctcacactgacacctggagatctacagtactgatcacctcctccacactcctgctcacactgacacctggagatctacagtaatgatcacctcctccacactcctgctcacactgacacctggagatctacagtactgatcacctcctccacactcctgctcacactgacacctggagatctacagtactgatcacctcctccacactcctgctcacactgacacctggagatctacagtactggtcacctcctccacactcctgtttacactgacacctggagatctacagtactgatcacctcctccacactcctgctcacactgacacctggagatctacagtactgatcacctcctccacactcctgctcacactgacacctggagatctacagtactgatcacctcctccacactcctgctcacactgacacctggagatctatagtactgatcacctcctccacactcctgctcacactgacacctggagatctacagtactgatcacctcctccacactcctgatcacactgacacctggagatctacagtactgatcacctcctccacactcctgctcacactgacacctggagatctgcagtactgatcacctcctccaTGATATTTGGACTTAAGCACCTGACAGACTTACAGGGCAGGACGTTTGTGAATCGATTCTTAGCCTTGTTGTCTGGAGTCGAAGCTGCTTTGCAGGTTTGTTCTGTTCCGACATCACTGAGGCTctgagaaacacagagagagagagaccctgagacacacagggacagacaggccctgagacacacagaccctgagacacacagagacagacggaccctgagacacacagagacagacggaccctgagacacacagggacagacggaccctgagacacacagggacagacagaccctgagacacacagagacagacggaccctgagacacacagggacagacggaccctgagacacacagagacagacggaccctgagacacacagggacagacaggccctgagacacacagaccctgagacacacagagacagacggaccctgagacacacagggacagacggaccctgagacacacagggacagacggaccctgagacacacagagacagggagaccctgagacacacagagacgtCACCTCGTATTCCGTGCTGAAGTCCTTGTCTTCGTCGCGGCTCATGCGCTCGACGTGGTCTGCGAATGTCCCGAGGGGAACGTTCCTGCGCAGGAGAGCACGGATCACAGAGTTACCGACCGGAGGCTCTCGGGGAGCCACCACACCCCTCTGTCCCGGTCCGAGCCCACAGGGCTCTCACGGCCTGATGAACGGACTGGTGCAGGACTAAAAGCCGCACTCCCGTGTGGGGATCGTTACATTAAGAGTGCTGGGATATCAAGGGGCAGAGAGGTTGGCAtcgctcgggttcgattcctggggtgctgtctgggtggagtctgtatgttctccccgtggtTTTACTCCCAAAGTGCACAGAcatgctggtgtgtgtgtgtgtgtgtgtgtgtgtgtgtgtgtgtgtgtcctgtgatggactggccctggtgtgtgtgtgcgtcctgtgatggactggccctggtgtgtgtgtcctgtgatggactggccctgtgtgtgtgtgtgtgtgtgtgtcctgtgatggactggccctggtgtgtgtgtgtgtgtgtgtgtgtgtgtgtgtgtgtgtgtgtgtgtgtgtgtgccctgcgatggactggccctggtgtgtgtgtgtgtgtgtgtgtgtgtgtgtgtgtcctgtgatggactggccctggtgtgtgtgtgtgtgtgtgtgtgcgtcctgtgatggactggcgtcccacccaggctgtaccctgccttgccccattgcttgctgggatagactcctgcTCCCCCAGGACCCTGAACGGTGCTGCACTGCCCCCAGTGGCCAGCTGTGGTCGAGGTGTGTGGGGACTGGGGGACACCCCCAGAAACCCGGGCGAGCAGAGGCCGGCGTGCTGGACTCACTGCATGTTCCGGCCGGTCAGGCGGGACAATCCGAAGGTCTTCCAcctggagagagggagggggggggtgagAGTCGCCCGATCAGGGCCCGACCCGCACAGCTGAAAGGTGTTCACCTGGGGCACCGGTGGGGTCCGATCCGGCTTCAGGAGACCGTTCGCCTCGCGGGTCGGTGGCCGCACAACGAACGACAGGGGGTCGAACCCGAGGACACGGGTGGCGGCTGCGTGGGGGGGGGGCATTTAAAACTGGGGTCTGGAACGAGCTTCCTCTAACCCGGACAGCATGGGCTGCTTTACACTAAGGGCGGCGGGGGCGTGGAACGCGCTGCcaagccatgctgttgaaggcGATACCTAGTTTGTTTTCACCTCCTCACCTCCAGCCCCACCTCACAGACGGCAGCACGTACCTCATCGGGTCAGGCTGTCTCCTCATAACGAACAGCACAAGGAAGACCACAAGAATGACCAGCAGCAGAATTCCAATCACTGAGCCTGCTATCACTcctacagagagagaggggttcatacagacacactgactggacactccagtacatgaacactgcactgagagagagaggggttcatacacacacactgactggacactccagtacatgaacactgcactgagagagagaggggttcatacagacacactgactggacactccagtacatgaacactgcactgagagagagaggggttcatacagacacactgactggacactccagtacatgaacactgcactgagagagagaggggttcatacacacacactgactggacactccagtacatgaacactgcactgagagagagaggggttcatacagacacactgactggacactccagtacatgaacactgcactgagagagagaggggttcatacagacacactgactggacactccagtacatgaacactgcactgagagagagaggggttcatacagacacactgactggacactccagtacatgaacactgcactgagagagagaggggttaatacacacacactgactggacactccagtacatgaacactgcactgagagagagaggggttcatacacacacactgactggacactccagtacatgaacactgcactgagagagagaggggttcatacagacacactgactggacactccagtacattaacactgcactgagagagaggggttaatacagacacactgactggacactccagtacatgaacactgcactgagagagagaggggttaatacacacacactgactggaca is part of the Lepisosteus oculatus isolate fLepOcu1 chromosome 7, fLepOcu1.hap2, whole genome shotgun sequence genome and encodes:
- the LOC138240741 gene encoding LOW QUALITY PROTEIN: receptor-type tyrosine-protein phosphatase H-like (The sequence of the model RefSeq protein was modified relative to this genomic sequence to represent the inferred CDS: inserted 1 base in 1 codon), with the translated sequence MRRQPDPMRWKTFGLSRLTGRNMQNVPLGTFADHVERMSRDEDKDFSTEYESLSDVGTEQTCKAASTPDNKAKNRFTNVLPYDRSRVKLSLINNDPHSDYINANYMPGYSSKREYIAAQGPLPNTVVDFWRMIWEQRVEAVVMLTSCMEGGKVKCEQYWPLDYTPCTYGDVSVTVSSETKDSDWTLRDFTVKHQVSAETRTVKHFHFVAWPDHGXPLSTEPVTRFRGLIRQHIERSCTGVPTLVHCSAGVGRTGTLIALDVLLQQMEEEKTLGVKAFVHKMRLHRPLMVQTEVQYIFLHQCLLNVLRSRAAPGREEIQYENTLYMNAAALQELGPPGQDAC